In Tamandua tetradactyla isolate mTamTet1 chromosome 7, mTamTet1.pri, whole genome shotgun sequence, the following are encoded in one genomic region:
- the MIP gene encoding lens fiber major intrinsic protein, whose amino-acid sequence MWELKSASFWRAIFAEFFATLFYVFFGLGASLRWAPGPLQVLQVALAFGLALATLVQAVGHISGAHVNPAVTFAFLVGSQMSLLRAFCYMAAQLLGAVAGAAVLYSVTPPAVRGNLALNTLHPGVSVGQATMVEIFLTLQFVLCIFATYDERRNGRLGSVALAVGFSLTLGHLFGIYYTGAGMNPARSFAPAILTRNFTNHWVFWVGPIIGGALGSLIYDFLLFPRLKNVSERLSILKGARPSDPNGQQEGTGEPVELKTQAL is encoded by the exons ATGTGGGAACTGAAATCAGCCTCCTTCTGGAGGGCCATATTTGCAGAATTTTTTGCCACCCTCTTCTATGTCTTCTTCGGGCTGGGGGCCTCACTGCGTTGGGCCCCTGGCCCCCTGCAAGTCCTGCAGGTGGCTTTGGCCTTTGGCCTGGCCCTGGCTACACTGGTGCAAGCTGTGGGCCACATCAGTGGAGCCCACGTCAATCCTGCAGTCACTTTTGCCTTCCTCGTGGGTTCCCAGATGTCCCTGCTTCGTGCCTTCTGCTATATGGCAGCCCAGCTCCTGGGAGCAGTGGCTGGGGCTGCCGTGCTGTATAGTGTTACCCCGCCTGCCGTCCGAGGAAATTTAGCACTTAACACG TTGCACCCTGGGGTGAGTGTGGGCCAGGCTACCATGGTGGAGATCTTCCTGACACTCCAGTTTGTGCTCTGCATCTTTGCCACATATGACGAGAGGCGGAATGGCCGCCTGGGCTCTGTGGCCCTGGCTGTTGGCTTCTCCCTCACCCTGGGGCACCTCTTTGGG ATATACTATACCGGTGCAGGCATGAACCCTGCCCGCTCCTTTGCTCCTGCCATTCTCACCCGAAATTTCACCAACCACTGG GTGTTCTGGGTGGGCCCAATCATTGGAGGGGCCCTGGGCAGCCTCATCTATGACTTTCTCCTCTTCCCCCGACTCAAGAATGTTTCTGAGAGACTCTCTATCCTCAAAGGTGCCAGACCCAGTGACCCCAATGGACAACAAGAGGGCACAGGGGAACCTGTTGAACTGAAGACCCAGGCCCTGTAA